A single Deltaproteobacteria bacterium DNA region contains:
- a CDS encoding inositol monophosphatase, with the protein MDESLLKTMLESARKGGEVLMKYHLASDDLHVRTKGKFDYVTEADVAAQRAIVAVIQEHYPEHDILAEEAAATTRRSAIRWIVDPLDGTTNFIHGFPVFAVTVAIESEGTVLAGVVYDPTREELFLAEKDRGATLNGKPLAVSATREASEMLIATSFPWRKKLLLERYLAAFKCMFARVNDFRRTGSAALDLAYVAAGRCDGFWELGLKPWDIAAGHLLVHEAGGKISDFSGGDRHIWVGDVVAGNTAAHDFLLPVIKGVFGGNVSQPLKASP; encoded by the coding sequence ATGGATGAGAGTTTGCTGAAGACAATGCTGGAGTCCGCCAGAAAGGGTGGCGAAGTACTTATGAAATACCATCTCGCCTCTGACGATCTACATGTCCGAACAAAAGGCAAGTTCGATTATGTCACTGAAGCTGATGTGGCTGCTCAGCGAGCTATCGTCGCAGTCATTCAGGAGCACTACCCCGAACACGACATCCTTGCTGAAGAAGCTGCTGCTACCACCAGAAGAAGTGCAATACGCTGGATTGTGGACCCGCTCGATGGTACAACTAATTTTATTCACGGTTTTCCTGTATTTGCGGTCACTGTTGCCATTGAAAGTGAAGGTACCGTGCTAGCGGGTGTTGTCTATGACCCCACAAGGGAAGAACTCTTCCTGGCTGAAAAGGACAGAGGCGCGACCCTGAATGGAAAACCCCTGGCAGTCTCTGCAACGCGAGAGGCAAGCGAAATGCTTATTGCCACCTCTTTTCCCTGGAGAAAAAAGCTTCTCCTCGAGAGGTATCTGGCTGCTTTCAAATGTATGTTTGCTCGTGTAAATGATTTTCGCCGCACAGGATCCGCGGCGCTGGACCTTGCATATGTGGCAGCTGGCCGCTGTGACGGCTTTTGGGAGCTCGGCTTGAAACCCTGGGATATCGCTGCTGGGCATCTGCTGGTGCACGAGGCAGGAGGGAAGATTTCTGACTTTAGTGGCGGCGACCGCCACATCTGGGTGGGGGACGTGGTGGCAGGCAACACAGCGGCCCACGACTTCCTGTTGCCTGTCATCAAAGGAGTTTTCGGTGGCAATGTCTCCCAGCCATTGAAGGCTTCTCCCTGA
- a CDS encoding macro domain-containing protein, with the protein MEWTISGKRLVLLQGDITDMDTEAIVNAANKDLILGTGVAGAIRSKGGPAIQEECNRIGGAPVGGAAITTGGNLKARYVIHAVGPRTGEGDEDKKLADAVRSSLDLASKKGLKSISFPAISTGVFGFPKERCAEIMLGVVTDVLRRGETSLDKVVFCLWGKESFDIFSQKAAELFAES; encoded by the coding sequence ATGGAATGGACAATTTCTGGCAAGAGGCTCGTACTGCTGCAGGGAGATATCACCGACATGGATACAGAGGCGATCGTCAATGCAGCAAACAAAGATCTCATCCTTGGTACCGGTGTGGCGGGGGCGATTCGCAGCAAAGGAGGGCCAGCGATTCAGGAGGAGTGCAACCGGATCGGTGGTGCTCCAGTCGGGGGGGCCGCCATAACTACAGGCGGCAACTTGAAGGCCAGGTACGTCATCCACGCAGTGGGACCCCGGACGGGGGAGGGAGATGAGGATAAAAAGCTGGCGGATGCGGTCCGCAGCAGTCTGGATCTCGCCAGCAAGAAGGGACTGAAAAGCATCAGTTTTCCTGCGATCAGCACTGGAGTCTTTGGCTTTCCCAAAGAGCGTTGTGCAGAGATCATGCTGGGTGTAGTGACTGATGTTCTGCGACGGGGAGAGACATCCCTGGATAAAGTCGTCTTTTGTCTGTGGGGAAAAGAGAGCTTCGACATATTCAGCCAGAAGGCAGCAGAACTTTTTGCCGAAAGTTGA
- a CDS encoding YIP1 family protein codes for MSDPSSDNTKLPDPVEANSFSSGLLRGFIGTAKTVLFRPRTFFPTMPVEGGLLGPYVFFLLCTSIFFGVTLGVNMVAAGGFDYRILPMLLVALCMPFVSSGIIFFVLTRVFNTTGSYEASFRVVCYASAVNLLAWIPLVGFIGQFYEIYLSTLGLAIVHRTTMLRALVAVVATALAVFLAVIYFAELLMAF; via the coding sequence ATGTCTGATCCTTCATCTGACAATACCAAGTTACCGGATCCAGTTGAAGCCAACTCCTTCAGCAGTGGGTTGCTCCGTGGTTTCATCGGCACGGCCAAGACAGTGCTTTTCAGACCTCGAACCTTTTTTCCTACAATGCCTGTAGAAGGCGGTCTGCTGGGGCCATATGTATTCTTCTTGCTTTGTACCAGTATATTCTTTGGGGTAACTCTCGGAGTGAACATGGTGGCCGCTGGAGGGTTTGACTACCGAATTCTCCCCATGCTGTTGGTTGCACTCTGCATGCCCTTTGTCAGCTCTGGAATAATCTTTTTTGTGCTCACCAGAGTCTTCAATACTACAGGCTCGTATGAAGCTAGTTTTCGGGTAGTCTGTTATGCAAGTGCCGTAAACTTGCTGGCATGGATTCCGCTCGTGGGCTTCATTGGTCAATTCTATGAAATCTATCTTTCCACCCTTGGTCTGGCCATTGTTCACCGCACTACTATGTTGCGGGCACTGGTGGCGGTAGTGGCTACTGCTCTAGCTGTATTCCTTGCTGTGATTTATTTTGCCGAACTGCTCATGGCGTTCTGA
- a CDS encoding glycerophosphodiester phosphodiesterase, with the protein MEIMTGNPLVIAHRGGAGLAPENTLAAFKQALDLGVDGIEVDVLLTADQEVVVYHDYRLNPAITRDAEGSWLAAGTVPVVKDMTLARLKTYDVGRLQPGSTYARRYPQQKPRDEERIPTLREVISLMKEGKNNETTIWIEIKTSPVEANLCAPPEAVVDEVLEVLHHEDMEHRALILSFDWRALQYVQRRAPAMPTVYLSVASLEKSNIIGNGQGHSPWTAGFDIADFKGSIPQMVRTAGGTHWGPYYQELTAPLLQEAHELGLRVVAWTPDSLEDMERLQQIGVDAIVTNRPDLLLSHGPGSMEQ; encoded by the coding sequence ATGGAAATAATGACAGGCAACCCCCTGGTCATCGCCCACCGAGGTGGAGCCGGTCTCGCACCGGAGAATACCCTGGCTGCCTTCAAACAGGCGTTGGATCTAGGGGTGGATGGCATTGAGGTGGATGTTCTGCTAACCGCTGATCAAGAGGTTGTTGTTTATCATGACTACCGCCTGAATCCTGCTATTACCCGCGATGCGGAGGGTTCGTGGTTGGCAGCCGGTACCGTGCCGGTAGTGAAAGACATGACCCTTGCCCGTCTGAAGACCTATGATGTGGGACGCCTGCAGCCCGGCAGCACTTATGCCCGACGGTATCCACAGCAGAAGCCCAGGGATGAAGAGCGAATCCCAACCTTGCGCGAAGTTATTTCACTGATGAAAGAAGGAAAAAACAACGAGACGACTATCTGGATTGAGATAAAGACATCACCAGTGGAAGCCAACCTGTGCGCGCCACCTGAGGCAGTAGTTGACGAGGTCCTGGAAGTTCTGCACCACGAAGACATGGAGCATCGTGCTCTTATTCTTTCATTTGACTGGCGGGCCCTGCAATATGTGCAAAGAAGGGCGCCAGCGATGCCAACAGTATACCTCTCCGTGGCTTCTCTCGAAAAGAGCAATATCATCGGCAATGGACAGGGACACTCTCCCTGGACCGCTGGCTTTGACATTGCTGACTTCAAGGGATCTATTCCCCAGATGGTGCGAACAGCTGGCGGTACCCATTGGGGGCCATATTACCAGGAGCTAACAGCTCCACTTCTTCAGGAAGCACATGAGTTGGGCCTGCGGGTGGTTGCGTGGACACCGGATTCTCTGGAAGATATGGAGCGATTGCAGCAAATTGGTGTTGATGCCATAGTGACGAATCGCCCGGATCTCCTGTTGTCGCATGGCCCTGGGAGCATGGAACAGTAA